In the genome of Oscarella lobularis chromosome 1, ooOscLobu1.1, whole genome shotgun sequence, one region contains:
- the LOC136196481 gene encoding sodium-coupled monocarboxylate transporter 1-like isoform X1, producing MTEYEFSVPDYIVFAISIAISLSVGFYFSLKSLKKQKTTTNDFLMAGRSMKSIPIALSMLASFMSAVSILGLPSEVYFYGIQYWMVILSYFIIVPLVVFIYVPVFHGLELTSAYEYLEKRFFLPVRLIASIIFIIQTILYSAVVLFAPALALDAVTSFPLWASILSAGAIATLYTTFVRRNHSLIPKVIHYDKGGMKAVIWTDVFQGVVMMGGLLTIIIMGTVDVGGSARVFELCRNGSRLNFFNFDPDPRVRQTIWSVVAGGTFAMMPIIAVGQTSVQRMLTAKTLKSAQRSVWLIIPFFVTASTLCCFAGLVIFAHYRQTECDPVTSGKINKDDEIMPLFIMDMLNRAHGIPGLFLSCVAAGTLSTISSNLNSMAAVTLEDFIKRYKMRSGSRLSEARATLLSRSLAFSYGIVVIALSFAFSLMPSTHLIDAAMSVFGATGGPLLGIFTLGMLSQRANRVGGLIGFLVGIVFTCTICIGAQIQPNPHSTKLSHNFTSGCNMTFPETNSTNSTSSPTTNSSNFLFSLSYMWYGFIGFTLTYVIGWVASLCWKSDRVVDKRLLAFQNKRCPSWLRTETDAETYNKILEEDELGATTDSESDPVLLSKTDYTEESRL from the exons ATGACGGAATACGAGTTCTCTGTGCCAGATTACATCGTCTTTGCCATTAGCATCGCGATATCGCTGTCGGTCGGCTTCTACTTCTCGTTGAAGAGCCtaaagaagcagaaaacgaCAACGAACGACTTCCTAATGGCCGGACGCAGCATGAAGAGCATCCCAATCGCTCTATCGATGCTCGCCTCCTTCATGTCGGCCGTCTCAATACTGGGCCTCCCGTCAGAAGTCTACTTCTACGGAATCCAATACTGGATGGTCATTCTCTCCTATTTTATCATCGTTCCCCTGGTCGTATTCATCTACGTGCCCGTATTCCACGGTCTCGAGCTGACAAGCGCTTACGAG TACTTAGAGAAGCGGTTTTTTCTCCCTGTTCGACTCATTGCCTCTATTATTTTCATTATACAAACG ATACTCTATTCGGCTGTGGTGCTGTTTGCTCCAGCGTTGGCATTGGATGCAG TGACCTCGTTTCCCCTATGGGCAAGCATATTGAGTGCAGGCGCCATAGCAACGTTGTACACGACATTTGTAAGAAGAAATCACTCTCTAATCCCCAAAGTCATTCATTATGATAAGGGTGGAATGAAAGCGGTCATTTGGACGGACGTATTTCAGGGCGTCGTCATGATGGGCGGTCTCCTCACAATCATCATCATGGGCacagtcgacgtcggcggtTCGGCTCGCGTCTTCGAGTTATGCAGAAACGGCTCAAgactgaattttttcaa CTTTGACCCTGATCCGAGAGTGCGACAGACGATTTGGAGTGTCGTGGCTGGAGGAACGTTTGCCATGATGCCCATCATAGCCGTGGGCCAGACATCCGTACAACGAATGCTCACTGCAAAAACACTCAAATCAGCGCAGCG ATCTGTGTGGCTTATTATACCGTTCTTTGTGACGGCTTCGACGCTCTGCTGCTTCGCTGGATTGGTCATTTTCGCGCACTATCGGCAGACTGAGTGCGATCCAGTCACTTCTGGCAAAATCAATAAGGACGACGAG ATCATGCCACTTTTTATAATGGACATGTTGAATCGAGCGCACGGCATACCGGGCTTGTTTCTATCGTGCGTCGCTGCCGGGACGCTGAG cacAATATCGTCGAATTTAAATTCAATGGCTGCCGTCACTCTAGAGGATTTTATCAAACGATATAAGATGAGATCAGGATCAAGGTTGTCCGAGGCAAGAGCGACGCTTCTATCTCGATCTCTAG CGTTTTCCTATGGCATAGTCGTCATTGCGCtctccttcgctttttcCCTTATGCCCAGCACGCATCTAATAGAC GCTGCTATGAGCGTTTTTGGTGCAACCGGGGGACCGCTACTGGGCATATTCACTCTAGGCATGCTAAGTCAAAGGGCTAATCGAGTG ggTGGTCTCATCGGATTTCTCGTCGGTATCGTTTTCACGTGTACTATATGCATTGGGGCTCAAATTCAACCGAATCCGCATTCGACAAAGCTTTCTCATAATTTCACAAGCGGTTGCAATATGACGTTTCCAGAGACGAATTCAACgaattcgacttcttctccCACAACCAATTC AAGCAACTTTCTTTTCAGCCTATCCTACATGTGGTACGGATTTATTGGATTCACGCTTACGTACGTCATCGGATGGGTGGCAAGTCTGTGTTGGAAATCGGATCGCGTAGTCGACAAACGTCTTCTGGCATTTCAAAATAAACGGTGTCCCAGTTGGTTACGCACAGAAACAGACGCGGAGACGTATAATAAAATATTG GAAGAAGATGAACTAGGAGCTACTACAGACAGTGAGAGTGATCCTGTCTTGCTGTCTAAAACAGACTATACGGAAGAATCGAGATTATAA
- the LOC136196481 gene encoding sodium-coupled monocarboxylate transporter 1-like isoform X2 — protein MTEYEFSVPDYIVFAISIAISLSVGFYFSLKSLKKQKTTTNDFLMAGRSMKSIPIALSMLASFMSAVSILGLPSEVYFYGIQYWMVILSYFIIVPLVVFIYVPVFHGLELTSAYEYLEKRFFLPVRLIASIIFIIQTILYSAVVLFAPALALDAVTSFPLWASILSAGAIATLYTTFGGMKAVIWTDVFQGVVMMGGLLTIIIMGTVDVGGSARVFELCRNGSRLNFFNFDPDPRVRQTIWSVVAGGTFAMMPIIAVGQTSVQRMLTAKTLKSAQRSVWLIIPFFVTASTLCCFAGLVIFAHYRQTECDPVTSGKINKDDEIMPLFIMDMLNRAHGIPGLFLSCVAAGTLSTISSNLNSMAAVTLEDFIKRYKMRSGSRLSEARATLLSRSLAFSYGIVVIALSFAFSLMPSTHLIDAAMSVFGATGGPLLGIFTLGMLSQRANRVGGLIGFLVGIVFTCTICIGAQIQPNPHSTKLSHNFTSGCNMTFPETNSTNSTSSPTTNSSNFLFSLSYMWYGFIGFTLTYVIGWVASLCWKSDRVVDKRLLAFQNKRCPSWLRTETDAETYNKILEEDELGATTDSESDPVLLSKTDYTEESRL, from the exons ATGACGGAATACGAGTTCTCTGTGCCAGATTACATCGTCTTTGCCATTAGCATCGCGATATCGCTGTCGGTCGGCTTCTACTTCTCGTTGAAGAGCCtaaagaagcagaaaacgaCAACGAACGACTTCCTAATGGCCGGACGCAGCATGAAGAGCATCCCAATCGCTCTATCGATGCTCGCCTCCTTCATGTCGGCCGTCTCAATACTGGGCCTCCCGTCAGAAGTCTACTTCTACGGAATCCAATACTGGATGGTCATTCTCTCCTATTTTATCATCGTTCCCCTGGTCGTATTCATCTACGTGCCCGTATTCCACGGTCTCGAGCTGACAAGCGCTTACGAG TACTTAGAGAAGCGGTTTTTTCTCCCTGTTCGACTCATTGCCTCTATTATTTTCATTATACAAACG ATACTCTATTCGGCTGTGGTGCTGTTTGCTCCAGCGTTGGCATTGGATGCAG TGACCTCGTTTCCCCTATGGGCAAGCATATTGAGTGCAGGCGCCATAGCAACGTTGTACACGACATTT GGTGGAATGAAAGCGGTCATTTGGACGGACGTATTTCAGGGCGTCGTCATGATGGGCGGTCTCCTCACAATCATCATCATGGGCacagtcgacgtcggcggtTCGGCTCGCGTCTTCGAGTTATGCAGAAACGGCTCAAgactgaattttttcaa CTTTGACCCTGATCCGAGAGTGCGACAGACGATTTGGAGTGTCGTGGCTGGAGGAACGTTTGCCATGATGCCCATCATAGCCGTGGGCCAGACATCCGTACAACGAATGCTCACTGCAAAAACACTCAAATCAGCGCAGCG ATCTGTGTGGCTTATTATACCGTTCTTTGTGACGGCTTCGACGCTCTGCTGCTTCGCTGGATTGGTCATTTTCGCGCACTATCGGCAGACTGAGTGCGATCCAGTCACTTCTGGCAAAATCAATAAGGACGACGAG ATCATGCCACTTTTTATAATGGACATGTTGAATCGAGCGCACGGCATACCGGGCTTGTTTCTATCGTGCGTCGCTGCCGGGACGCTGAG cacAATATCGTCGAATTTAAATTCAATGGCTGCCGTCACTCTAGAGGATTTTATCAAACGATATAAGATGAGATCAGGATCAAGGTTGTCCGAGGCAAGAGCGACGCTTCTATCTCGATCTCTAG CGTTTTCCTATGGCATAGTCGTCATTGCGCtctccttcgctttttcCCTTATGCCCAGCACGCATCTAATAGAC GCTGCTATGAGCGTTTTTGGTGCAACCGGGGGACCGCTACTGGGCATATTCACTCTAGGCATGCTAAGTCAAAGGGCTAATCGAGTG ggTGGTCTCATCGGATTTCTCGTCGGTATCGTTTTCACGTGTACTATATGCATTGGGGCTCAAATTCAACCGAATCCGCATTCGACAAAGCTTTCTCATAATTTCACAAGCGGTTGCAATATGACGTTTCCAGAGACGAATTCAACgaattcgacttcttctccCACAACCAATTC AAGCAACTTTCTTTTCAGCCTATCCTACATGTGGTACGGATTTATTGGATTCACGCTTACGTACGTCATCGGATGGGTGGCAAGTCTGTGTTGGAAATCGGATCGCGTAGTCGACAAACGTCTTCTGGCATTTCAAAATAAACGGTGTCCCAGTTGGTTACGCACAGAAACAGACGCGGAGACGTATAATAAAATATTG GAAGAAGATGAACTAGGAGCTACTACAGACAGTGAGAGTGATCCTGTCTTGCTGTCTAAAACAGACTATACGGAAGAATCGAGATTATAA
- the LOC136196589 gene encoding guanidinoacetate N-methyltransferase-like yields MTTPREIFAPSEDCKTEWKKADAAYDATNDHLEIMGKPVMERWETPFMKALALAAASNGGRVLEVGFGLAISASAIQKVENVTEHVIVECNDDVFDRLVQFASTTAKTKVTPLKGYWQDVVPTLPDASFDGILYDTYPLAESEWHTHQFDFIRNQAFRLLKSGGVLSYCNITSYGKLLKDTYAYDVVKMFEETQIPRLLEAGFVKEKISYELVPVQPEASCRYYDHNVLIAPKVVKP; encoded by the exons atGACGACTCCTCGCGAGATCTTCGCACCGAGCGAAGACTGCAAGACCGAATGGAAGAAAGCCGACGCGGCCTACGACGCG ACGAACGATCATCTCGAGATCATGGGCAAGCCGGTCATGGAACGCTGGGAGACGCCGTTCATGAAGGCGCTCGCCTTGGCGGCCGCCAGCAACGGCGGTCGCGTCCTCGAAGTCGGCTTCGGCTTGGCGATATCGGCGTCAGCGAttcaaaaagtcgaaaaCGTGACCGAGCACGTAATCGTCGagtgcaacgacgacgtcttcgatcgGCTCGTCcaattcgcgtcgacgacggcgaaaacgaaggtAACGCCGCTGAAAGGATATTGGCAAGACGTCGTTCCGACGCTGCCGGACGCCTCGTTCGACGGCATACTCTACGATACCTATCCGCTGGCCGAATCCGAGTGGCATACGCATCAGTTCGATTTTATTCGAAATCAAGCGTTTCGGCTGCTGAAAAGTGGCGGCGTTTTGTCCTATTGTAACATTACGTCCTATGGTAAGCTTCTGAAGGATACCTATGCCTATGATGTGGTGAAAATGTTCGAGGAGACGCAGATACCGCGTCTCCTTGAAGCGGGTTTTGTGAAGGAGAAGATTAGCTACGAATTGGTTCCGGTTCAGCCGGAAGCGAGCTGTCGCTACTATGATCACAACGTCTTGATAGCACCCAAAGTGGTCAAACCATAA